GATCGAAAACGTCGAACCACCAGTCCGCTAGTGGCATCAGGATGTTTTTCGCCTGCTCATTTCCCGTCAGTATATAAACATCGATTAGACCGGAAAAAAGTTTATGAATATTATAAATGGGCACCCACTTACCATTTAAGGCGAAAGATTCAGCCTTGATTTTCCCCGCTTTTATCTCTTCCCACATTTCTTTGCCTTCTGGTATACCACCTACATAGCCGTCAGGGTCACGTTGCTGACAACGCTGCAGTTCGCCCAACATATAAGCTAAACAATTTTTTGCCTCCGTATTGTCGTTAGCCGCCACCATCAATGCCAGGGCAGACAAATAATGACCGCCGATATGTCCATCCAATCCCGTATCTTCCCAATTCCCATAAGAGGGGGCTTTAGGTGTTAAGCCGGCTTCCCTTAAATAAGGAGCTAACAATCTATCGGGGTTTAATTCCAACAGATAACGCAAATCTGTTTGTTGGGCGGCTTGAAAAGGCCCTCCCAAAAGTCGGATATTAGCTAATGGAAAAAGTTCAATTTCGGAAGTTTGCGCGGCGAGTTTTATCGCTTTCAAAGAAAAAAGCAGTAGCAGTAACAACGTTGCGAGGCTTTTCTGTGCCACTAATTGACTTTTTTTACTCATCTTACACTCGTCCTTAAATTCTGTTCGCTGAAATACCGTACGTTTACAATTGTTAACAAACCTTGGTTATTAATTGTCAAATATACCATTAATACACCCCCCTACAAATTCTTTGCATGATAAAAGGGCTCAATCAGTGCTTCCTGTTTTGAAATGGTACCGCATCTCACATTGTTTTCCCCCCAGAAATTAAAGACGAGTGATCATAATTTTCAAAATGGATACTAAAATAAAAGTAATAATACTTTATAATGATCCTATAAAGATTCTCAGTTTTATCGTAAATCTACCGTAAATCTACCGTAAATTTATCGTAAAATATACGATGAATTTACGGTAGATTTACGATAAAAAAACGGTAAAATTGACTTTCTTTATACCTTTTTTATACTTTTTCTCTTATTTTATTTTACGCTTTTATAGATAAAACAAGGCTATTTAGCCATAAATGTGGCAAAGAAAGATTAACAGGAAACGAAAATTATTCCTAATTCATACCTTGTAAGCGCTAAGTAGATTCCGACAAAAACACCGTCGTAAATAGAAATACTGATTGGCAAAATCGAAAATATCAGGTACAATAAATGAGAGGTTCTGTCAGAACCGATCAGGACTAAAAAGCCGGATGTTAGCCGAAGGTGTTACTTCTTCAGCAAGTTCGCTCACTATTTTGCCTACCGCCGGACCCAAACTCAAGCCCATCATCCCACAACCACCGGCTATCAATAGGTTCTTGATTTTTTTACTGTTTCCAAGATAGGGTAAACCATCGGGCGAACATGGTCTGAAACCAAACCATACATTTTTTCTTTCAGGCATTTCTACCTGCAAATTTGGATAATATTGCGGGATAGCATCTACGATACCCTGCACTCTATTCAAATTGATACGATCATTGACCGCCGCTAGTTCCATGGTTCCTCCAAAACGGATCTGACCGTTCATGGGTGTAACGGCTACCCTTGCTTCTAAAAGAAGAGCCGGATGCTGCAGCCTTTGTTTATGGGGTTCATACATAAATGAATAACCTTTACCGGGCATCAGGGAAATCGTTAATCCCGCTTTCTTTGCCAATTCTGGAAGCCAGGCACCACCGGTCATCACCACTTTATGGGCTTCAAATCGCTGATGGCCCGCCAGTACGGCCTTAATTTCGCCGCGCTTTATTTCGAATCCTGTAACGGCGGTGTGGGGCTGAACCACTGCTCCCTGTTGCTTTACGTACTGTATCAGTTGCCCCATTAAGGCCTGTGGGTATAAATGTGAATCGCAACGGTAATGTACGCCGCCCAATACATTGAGCTTCATTTGCGGTTCCAAGGCCTGCACTTCTTGTCTACCTAATACCATAGCGTCAAGGCCCAGTTCCTGCGCCTGTGCAGCCAGATGCATCTCCTCCTCAGCCGTTTGCTCCTTTTTATAAAGCATCAATATGCCTTTATGCTGCCACTCGAAGTCGAACCCCGGCTCAGCCGCCAATGCATCATAAAGCGTACTGCTTAACAGGTTCAAATCACGTATGGCGGGCGCAGAACGCTCTACATGGCTGGCCCGGGCATGTCGGATAAATTTCAATCCCCAGGAAAACAGCTGCATACTGATGGATGGTTTGACATAAAACGGACTTTTGCTATTAAACAACCATTTCATTCCCTGTGCTACTATTCCCGGCGCCGCTAATGGTGTAAAATGACTGGGAACAATCATTCCGGCATTTCCATAAGAACAATTATCGGTAATATCTCCAGCATCTAGTAAAGTTACTTTCCATCCGCTTTTTAGCAGGTAAT
This Olivibacter sp. SDN3 DNA region includes the following protein-coding sequences:
- a CDS encoding FAD-binding oxidoreductase, which translates into the protein MSGINFNKKNKGNIVVIGGGIAGLCSAYYLLKSGWKVTLLDAGDITDNCSYGNAGMIVPSHFTPLAAPGIVAQGMKWLFNSKSPFYVKPSISMQLFSWGLKFIRHARASHVERSAPAIRDLNLLSSTLYDALAAEPGFDFEWQHKGILMLYKKEQTAEEEMHLAAQAQELGLDAMVLGRQEVQALEPQMKLNVLGGVHYRCDSHLYPQALMGQLIQYVKQQGAVVQPHTAVTGFEIKRGEIKAVLAGHQRFEAHKVVMTGGAWLPELAKKAGLTISLMPGKGYSFMYEPHKQRLQHPALLLEARVAVTPMNGQIRFGGTMELAAVNDRINLNRVQGIVDAIPQYYPNLQVEMPERKNVWFGFRPCSPDGLPYLGNSKKIKNLLIAGGCGMMGLSLGPAVGKIVSELAEEVTPSANIRLFSPDRF